Genomic window (Shewanella psychropiezotolerans):
AACCAATTATCGAGGTGATGGCCGATATAAAATGTATATTCAACATCTAGGCTATCTATGAATCTAGGTAAGCGCCATAGGTCATCAAAAAAGTGGTACAAACAAATTGCTAAGACGGGTCTATGCTGCTTAATAGTGTGCTGTGCCCCTGTAGAGCTTGATGTTCAGCTCCTTCAATATCCATCTTGATCATGGAAACAGAGTAGTTTTTGGCGGCGCTAAAGGAATCGATATCAATGACCTTAACCTTAATGTCACCTTCTGCAGTTAATGCACAAGCGGCGCCTTGTACTAGGCTTGAAGAATTAAAGCTGAGAACAGTTTCTTCGTTCCATAGTCCTTTTTCAATGAGCTCAAAACGGCAGGAGTCTTCACGCAGAGCTACGTTTTTCATAAGGTGTTTGAGATTTTCTATATCGGGCTCAAATGCAACAATTTTTGCGCTTGAGGTAAGCTTGTCAGCTAGCTCTATTGTTGAATCGCCATCGAAGGCGCCGCCATCAATGATAACACCTTGCTTATTTAATACCGATTTAGGGTGAATATATTGTGGGTAATCAGACATCGGGAAGTGGCCGCCGTGCTGATGTAGATAGTTAGCTATGTTTTGTAACACATTTAAACTGGCATCGTCTGCAACGCGGTTGGTTAGCCAATCTAATTGTTCAAGCCAGTTTGGCGATAATGGCGTGTTTGATAAGCCTGTTATACTAGCATCTGTCACATGCTTGCAATCTAGCAGTTCTAGTTGTTTGACTATCTCTTTATTCCATGTGCTGGCAATGACCACCGGGTGGTCGTTAATGATTTTCATGGTTGGGGTGCAGATTTCTATTCCAAGAACTTGCTTCCCCTGTTTCTTTTCATCATTATCATAAATGCGTACAACTTCAATATTGGATTTATGTAACCACTCGATAACTTGTTGACCACCATTTCCAGCGCCAAACACTGCTACTTTTTTATGCTGCTCAAAAAATGATAATTGTGTTGATACAAAGTTTTGAAGACTTATATTCATGAATTTAAATTCCCTTATCTCACTATATAGCACTCGGTGGCTTACTCACATTAATGATCAAATTGATTGTTTGTATTTGATGTTATCAGTTCGCAATAGCGAATCATGATGCAATTAGGTGAACATCTCAGTTGAAAGCATATGTATAAAAAACGTCCTTATCTAAGCAAGATCTCTATATAAAAAGCTTTCAGCTTCCTAGGCTAATCTAAATCGGTAAATAGTAAAGAGCAACTCTTAACAAACGTATTTAATTTCTCGGTAATGCTGACGCCCCTGTATAAGCTATGGTACTGGCTAGCTGACAAGTAGACGTGGTAACTCATACTCTAAGTCATCGGCTAGCCCAAGCCAGTCATGTCGCTCTTGAGCTGCCAACATAAGAGGCACTAGTTGTATTACTTGATTAGCTTGTTGCAGCGTAGGAAGCATCGGCTCTAGGTGGTCGATACACTCTCGTAATCGCTGGGAGCCTTCAGCTTCCTGCCCTAAGCGAAATCTATGGGCTGTTTCAATTAACTTTTCTATTAGTGTGTTTACTGTACAGTTACTCAAACTTTACACTCCCTATATTGAGCACCGTTAATACGAGCTCCGTCTAGACTTGATTGATAGAATTTTACCTGTGGTTTTAAGCGAATATAGTGCTCTAAACTTCGAAGGTATGCTCTAAAGTTGAGATCGGTGGCTACTTTGTCACCATGGCCATTTATCACCCAGTGTTTCGCTTCGGAGGCCTTTGGTCCAAGTAAGCCATCTTCCCAAAAAGCATGAGTTTTATTATTTGGATAACTAAAATCGCAACCGAAGAGAGTAATTTCCCAACTATTGAGAAAGGCCGCGAGATCAACAGCCGGGTGAATAACACTACCGTTAGTGAATAGCCTTAACTTGGGATGTTTTGCGTCCAACTCATCATAAAGTGTCGCTTTAGAGTAGGCATTGAACCTAGGCCCTGTCCAATGCTCTATAACACTTGAAGGTACTCTTGGGAAGTATACGAGTGTCACTGAGTCAGGTATCTCCTCTGGTAGGTGGGACAGAGTAATATTAGGGTCGATGCTAACTAATATATCGGGAATAATACTTTGGCTTGATAGCGCTTTAAATGCAGTATCTACCGCTATCATTAATGGCCGCTTTCCAATAGGGAGTGCTCTTTGTACTCTCAAATAGTCATAATGATCTTCTAGAGTAGGTCCTGCTCCAATGACTAAGGTGTTATGTTGGGTGTGAGTCAGTCTTAATGTCGATGCATCAGGATCTAGTTCTAAATACTTTATATTTTCATTGAAGCGTTCAATCAGTTGAGGATCATCAACCTGATGTTGTTTGTTGGCATACTCACGGTTATTTTCCAGTACTAATAAATCTCTTAATATCGCATTCTCATTGTCAGCAAGAAGAAGATCTGGAGTTATTGAAATAAATGATTCGGCTATTTGATGTTGATTGGGGATCTCTATAATCGTTATGCGTCTGTCAGTTAGCCATTCCCGTTGGTCTGTGTAAGAGAGTAACAGAGCAAATAGACCTAGATTGAGCGGACAGACAGTAATGTTTGTTATCAGCTTACTATCAGTCAATAAACTGGGGACATCCCCATTCCTATGCCATAAACGGTAACTTGTTTACAGTCTAACGGGAGCTGACTTATAAAGAGTTGGGCTTCGGACATTCGATTGTGGCGGCTGCTTAATTGGATGCCATTAACGCTGATAGTTTGATTGCTACCAGTGACAAGATTGGCATCGAGATCGTCAAAAGATTGAAACTTTAATGCTGAAGCAAGCACAGGCCAGCGCTGCTGGATAATTTGAAGATTTGTCGAAAATAGTTCAGTCATTGATTCTATCCTTGAAAGTATTACTCATCACAAGATATTAGATCACTAACTGGTCTCCCCACAGGGACTCGAACCCCGATCGATCGCTTAGGAGGCGACTGCTCTATCCTGTTGAGCTATAAGGAGACGCCTGTGATTATACTGGTTTTCGCCTCAATGAAAAGAGGGGATGAAAAGCTAATGAGTTCAGTTGCTTGTTTATCATGCGATTTAAGTCAATAACTCAGGTTTTAGCTACATTTTGATCGCAAGGTCATTAATTTGGACGTTATAAGAGGCATTCTTATCGATTAAAATCGCCGTCGCTGTTTTTTCAGTGACTTGATCGATTTTTATTTCCGCACGGCTTTTCCCTGCAATGGCGCGCATTTTATCGAAACGGTCGTTGATGTTTTGTTGCAGTATTAACTGAAACTTATCGCCGACTCGGATGCCGTGGCGTCGACCTAGGTTTAAAATGACTCTGTCATGCTGTCTGGCGACGACTTGTCCTAATACCGGTCGGCAACTCAATGTGCTATCTATGTCTTCAACTACATTGGCTAATACCTTATCGATACTCTTGCCGTAGGCTGAAGCCCAGAATCTTTGGTGATTCGAGGGGACGGTTTCTTGGCGTTCAAACTCCCAGGGAGAGGAGGTGGTGTAAGAATCGCTCCAAATCTGTTCTCCACTGATGCCATGGTATAAGGAAAGCCTGATGCGGAATTGGCGAATGGGATCACTATGCCATAGCCCCAGCATTTGGCTTTCGGCGGGATCGGTCGATATATCGAGAATCTCAGGCAGGAGTACGTATTGGCTATCGGTGATTTCGCTGAGCCAACTGGGTAGACGATAGCCACGGATATCGACGAGTTCTTGTTCAACATCTAAGCGCTCGTTGGCATGGATATGAACAAAGCTGGTCAGTGACTGAGCTTCTAGTGCATCACCGAGTCGCTGGGATAGGTCTTTCTCAAACAATCCGATATTGCCGTAGCGTAATTGAGCCCTGTCCTGAATTAAAAACTGAGGAACCAGTATTGCGGCTTTTAGCTGTTGGCTATCACATTGTGAGCCTTGTGATTGCATAACATCGACTCGGAGCATGACAGTTAGTTTTTCGCCGTCAATGAGCTCGTTGACTAATTCGACTCTGCTGGCTTGGGCTTGGTTTGTTAGCGAAAAACTGTCTTGAACGAGTTGTCCGTTACGGACTCTTTGGGTGCTGGTGAAATTGGCACCATTTTTGAGTGTGGCATAGGTCAGTGCCTGTTCTATTGCATCTTCCCTGGCTTTGCTTATGTTACCGTTGATAATATTTGCCTGGCCTTTGACCACAACCCATGCGGCATCGGCGGTTGAGGAAAAAGCGATTAAAAAGAGCCAAATTATTACAGCGATAATTTTCATGTAAGATGTCCACGTCTAAATCTATGATGGCATTTTCAAGCACACAATGGGCGTCAATAATGGGCTTTAATATTGAGGCCTGACACTATTAGCGTCGCATTTCTGACACTTGGTTAGCTCAAACTGTCTATTATCATGCTTGTAGCAAGGATTAAGACACTATTGATAAACCAAGCAATTAATATGCCATTATCCTGTCTAGAGTTTATGTCAAGAACATGTTCAAGAGCTGGTGTCGCTCATCTCTTGCTTTGTGAGTAATAACTTAGCTTAAGCTTTGTATTATTGAGCCGATAAACACCTAATAGGCAAAACAAATCTCTACTCATATTCTATATTTTGACCAAGGTGGCTTAATATTTGCTTTAAATCTTATGAAGCGTCATCGATTAACCCGAACAGTCTCATGGCACATAGGTAAATTCAGTGTCGGCAGACTTGGGTGATATTACAGCTTTGAAATAGTCAGAGACTTGAGTTAGATAATTGATATTGAGTGTTTATCCAGGAATTAAGTATGCGTAAAGCACTAGTGTTTACAGCAGCGTTACTCTTGAGTGCGTGTGCGAATAGCGGTGAAGGCCTGTCAAAAGATAACCTTAGTCAAGGCAATCAATTGCCGTCGACATCGGCCATCAACCACTTGTCTGAGCAAATTGTCAGTGAGTTGGTTGAGCAGAATGATGAGCTCGGGAGTGATCAGCCTCTGCTGGTAGCAACGCCTGTGTTACTGGAGTCTTTTAATGAGACAAATGCAGTTGGATTACAGTTGCAGCAAGGTTTAATTGCCGCCTTACATGGGCGTAAGTTTAATCTGGTAGATATCAATGTCGGCGATAACATCAGGGTTACCCCCAATGGGGACTTCCTATTGACTCGTGATTGGAAGCAACTCCCTTCTGGGATCGCCGTTGAGCATGTTCTTGTGTCGACGATGAGTATCAATACCAGAGGACTCGTGGTTAATTCCAGGATAGTGAACATAACCAATAATCGAGTGGTTTCGGCGTCACAGGGAGCATTTAATATCAACGAATTACCTGGGTACCTGAAAAAATCTGAGAAGATCACCTCAAGAGATGGTCTGTTATATAGAGATCCCGTCGGCGGATTGCAGCAAGTTCAAGTTATAGGTGGTGCACAATGAAAACATGGATAATCTTATCTTTACTGTTTATCTCAGGCTGTGCGTCACAGGACAGGTACATAGAGTGGGAAACTCAGGCTCCCGAAAGTTTTCCTAAATTAACGGCGATAGGCTATGCGCCATTAGACACTCAGCCAGCCCAGTCTCAGGCGCAAAAAGTGGTGATGGCGATGCAAGCCTCGAAGATTGCCGCATACAGAGAGTTAGCCGAACAGGTTTTTGGCCAACAGTTGTCAGCAAGCAGCAGTGTCAATGATTGGATGTTATCAAACGATAGCATTCAAGCATCTGTATCTGGTGTGATACGCGGCGCTAAAGTGGTGAAGAGTTATCCTGCCGGGGATCATTATGTGACCGAACTCGAGTTAGACTTCTCTCTAGTGTGGGCCTTGTATGAACAGCAAAATAGACCACAAAAGATAAAAGAGATCACTTACTTTTAAGCGTTAACTATTGGAGGCAGGAAAGCAGTAGGCTTGCTGTCTTTAATTTCCTTTTCGATTTCACATGACTTTCTTACCATTACTCGTTCCCTTCATGGCTTCCTGCCATTTTCTGGCACATGGCTCATGACTGTCTAGCTTAGAAAGTTCCTGTTCTGCCGAGCCGTATTTCTCTTCATAAGGTGAAGGTCTAGCTGTGTTTGGGGTCAGAGTGATGTGGGAGTGGTCTAGGTATCTCTTGGCCATTATGGGACTATTGTTTTGGGGATAGGGTATATTTATCTGGCTGATAAGGCTCTTAATCGCTATCTTGAGGCTTAGTCACCGTGATGCTTAAGTTGGGGCGTTTATAGCAGAGCAGAGTGTTATGGCTGGGGAGCATCAGATGGGCTGTTAGGCTTGTATATCATTGCCCAAGGTAGATATTGTCGAGGTCTTTCCCTTGTCATTATAGGTCAAGCTAGATGCATTGCGGCTAACTTGCAGAGCCTGGGAAAAACGATTCATGCTTGCGATATTCAGTTCTATCAGGCTGGAGTTTTCACTATTCAATTGTTTACATTCATCCAGCAGCATTTTGGCCGATGCCACTCGAGCTGATAAGTGTACATCATTAATGAGTAAAGCCTTATCAACATGGAGGGATAAAGCTTCATCTTTACTTTTCAACTCATCGAGTAATCCTGCCTTGGCGCTCGCCAACGAAAGTAGAAAGTCTGCATCTTGATTGGTCAGTGCAGCTTTCTCATCTGTAATGATTACTTTAAGCTTATTAAGCAACTCGAACTGAAGTTCGACGATGTCGTTTATCTTGCTCATAAAATTACTCGTTCATTCCCTTTAGGTCATTTTCAAACTGAGCTATGTTGATAGCCAGCTTTTCTGGATCAATTTTATAGCGACCTTCTGCGATTGCCAGTTTTATTTCTTGAACTTTTTGTTCATTAATTTCTGGGAAATCAGTCATTTTTGCTTGAGTGCTCTGCAGTTGCTGTGCCTGAGAAGTCAAAGAGACTGAGTCACTCTTAGGTGGTGTACTCAGAGAGTTGACCGAGTCATCATTGGATTTTTCACTGCTTTTATTGGCAGGAGACTTTCCAATGTGAGTGTTTACTGCAGTGTTTACTTGCTTAATATCAATAGCCATATTCGGCTCCAACAATTAAAAAATAAAAGAACATAATGGTATATCGGCAGTGATACCCTGAGCTTTAATAAAAATTAAGCAAAATTACATTCTAACTTCGACCTTGCCAACATCAATGACCCTTGCGTTGACAGCTTTATTCGAATAGGTGTTCTTTATACGAATTCTATCACCTAAATTACCATCTTGCAGTGCTTCTCCGACGGTTTTTATTTCAAAGTTATCAGTACGTGCAAAAATTGAGACTGAATCTCCTTTGCAGACGAAGCAGAGATTATTACTGAATATTGGTTGATCGGGAGCCATTCTTCTTTTTACTCGGGTACCAACGACCTCGTCCAGATTGTTGAATTGCTGACCTCGTAGAAGTGTTTGCTCTACATACTTGATGACAATGTCGCTTTTAGCGATTAAATCCCCTGGGCCCAATGTTGCTCTGGCGACGACAACCGGGTAAAGAATGTCGACTCTTACGGAGATAAATATTTGCCATGGGTATTGAAGTTGTGGACTTTTACAGGTTATTTTTACTGTATTGTTGCGTTTAATGGCTCTGTTACTGGCCAATTCCGCTGTTATTGGTGGAAAACATAATGGTGGCTTAAGTCGAGTGTCTAAACTTTGCGGGGTAATATTTACTCTTGCATGCTCTGCGACATCTATTTTTTCTTCTACAGCCCCTATAGCTAATTGGGATATGGCCGATAGAGTAGGCACACTCGCAGCTTGTGTGCTTAGCGCGTGATTTGACAAGAATATCAAAGAAACGAGGACATATTTTACTTTCATAATGAATAGACTAGCTTGATGGGCTAGATTACACCTATACTTTCTTAGTGACCGAAAATTTCGCCTTTCTCTGTAATAAACTTAAGGCGCCATAAACTTGACTATAAAGGGTCAAGTTGTGAGATATTTAACACTTATAAGTAAATAAGCAATTAGTATGCCTAGTATTCGTAAAACCATGAGTATTAGGTGACATTTAAAAGACGACAAGGCAAGCGCATTATGTCAAGTATTCTTGAGTCAGTGAACAAACGAACACAGTTAGTCGGTCAGAACCGTTTAGAGTTATTGTTATTTAAACTCAATGGTCGTCAAAGGTACGGTATTAATGTTTTTAAAGTCAAAGAGGTACTGCAATGTCCTCCTCTTACCAGCCTTCCTAAGTTAAACCCTTATGTGAAAGGGGTCGCCCATATTCGTGGTCAAACGATTTCGGTAATCGATTTGAGTGCTGCTACAGGGGGGCGTCCAGTCGATAGTATCGATAACTGTTTTATCATCATCTCTGAGTACAACAGGAGTGTTCAAGGTTTCTTGGTATGCTCGGTTGAGCGGATTATCAATATGAACTGGGAAGCCATCTTACCCCCGCCAAAGGGAGCTGGTAAGTTCTCATATCTCACGGCTGTGACTGAGATTGAAGGCGAGCTTGTAGAAATACTCGATGTGGAGAAGATTCTTGATGAGATCTCGCCGGTTAAAACTGAGATAAGTCAAGAAGTCGATGAGCAGTTGACCTTAGATAGGGAAAAACATTTCCATATTATGGTCATAGATGATTCGGCTGTAGCCCGTAAACAGATCATTAGGGCATTAGTATCATTAGGTTTGCAGATAGATACTGCCAAAGATGGCAGAGAAGCGCTGGAGAAGTTGAAAGCTATTGGCGCTGAAATGGACGATGTATCGACCGAGATCCCGCTTATTATCTCAGACATTGAAATGCCTGAGATGGACGGCTATACCTTAACTGCAGAGATTAGAGACAACCCTAAGTTGAAAAATATTAAAGTAGTGCTGCATACATCTTTAAGTGGGGTATTTAACCAAGCTATGGTTGAGAAAGTAGGAGCAAATGATTTTATTGCTAAATTTAATCCAGATGAACTTGCAGCAGCAGTAAATAAGCATTTGAGTCTATAATGATTATTAGTAGAGCGCAGTAAGTTACATTAAGCTTGTTTCTTGTGGCTCTCTCGTGTATAAAACTGCGCTCGAATTGATCTCGTTATGCTGAGTTTAGTTAAGTCGTTATAGCTGTTTTTTTGATACTAGGATATCAAGGTGCCGAATAAATCACTCGCTGAAACCGAATATACACAATTTAGACTTTTTCTGGAGCAACACAGCGGTATAGTGCTGGGCGATAATAAGCAGTATCTTGTGCGTAGTAGGTTGGCGCCTTTGATGGGCAAGTATAATCTGCCGTCGCTTTCTGAAGTTGTTAGGCACTCGATGAAACCCACTGAGCGTCAACTCAGGGCTGCTGTGATCGATGCCATGACGACCAACGAAACCTTGTGGTTCAGAGACCGTTATCCTTTCGAGCTACTATCGAGTGTACTCTTACCTGAATACGCCAAACTGGGTCGGCCTCTTAAAATTTGGTCGGCTGCTTGTTCGTCGGGGCAAGAACCTTACTCATTAGCTATGACTATCTTAGAGTATCAACAGAAGAGGCCTGGTACTTTACCTGGCAGTGCATCAATCCTAGCCTCAGACTTGTCCCCCTCTATGCTAGAGAAGTGTAAAAATGGCGAATACGATAATTTAGCCTTAGGCCGTGGCTTGTCAGATCAGAGAAAGCGTCAGTTTTTTGATTCTACGAGTTCCGGGACTATGGTTATTAAAGATAACGTGAAGAGATTCATTAACTTCAGAGCTCATAATTTGCTTGAAAGTTATACCTTACTTGGTAAATTTGACATTATCTTCTGCC
Coding sequences:
- a CDS encoding FkbM family methyltransferase, which codes for MNISLQNFVSTQLSFFEQHKKVAVFGAGNGGQQVIEWLHKSNIEVVRIYDNDEKKQGKQVLGIEICTPTMKIINDHPVVIASTWNKEIVKQLELLDCKHVTDASITGLSNTPLSPNWLEQLDWLTNRVADDASLNVLQNIANYLHQHGGHFPMSDYPQYIHPKSVLNKQGVIIDGGAFDGDSTIELADKLTSSAKIVAFEPDIENLKHLMKNVALREDSCRFELIEKGLWNEETVLSFNSSSLVQGAACALTAEGDIKVKVIDIDSFSAAKNYSVSMIKMDIEGAEHQALQGHSTLLSSIDPS
- a CDS encoding motility associated factor glycosyltransferase family protein; this translates as MTDSKLITNITVCPLNLGLFALLLSYTDQREWLTDRRITIIEIPNQHQIAESFISITPDLLLADNENAILRDLLVLENNREYANKQHQVDDPQLIERFNENIKYLELDPDASTLRLTHTQHNTLVIGAGPTLEDHYDYLRVQRALPIGKRPLMIAVDTAFKALSSQSIIPDILVSIDPNITLSHLPEEIPDSVTLVYFPRVPSSVIEHWTGPRFNAYSKATLYDELDAKHPKLRLFTNGSVIHPAVDLAAFLNSWEITLFGCDFSYPNNKTHAFWEDGLLGPKASEAKHWVINGHGDKVATDLNFRAYLRSLEHYIRLKPQVKFYQSSLDGARINGAQYRECKV
- a CDS encoding flagellar assembly protein T N-terminal domain-containing protein — translated: MKIIAVIIWLFLIAFSSTADAAWVVVKGQANIINGNISKAREDAIEQALTYATLKNGANFTSTQRVRNGQLVQDSFSLTNQAQASRVELVNELIDGEKLTVMLRVDVMQSQGSQCDSQQLKAAILVPQFLIQDRAQLRYGNIGLFEKDLSQRLGDALEAQSLTSFVHIHANERLDVEQELVDIRGYRLPSWLSEITDSQYVLLPEILDISTDPAESQMLGLWHSDPIRQFRIRLSLYHGISGEQIWSDSYTTSSPWEFERQETVPSNHQRFWASAYGKSIDKVLANVVEDIDSTLSCRPVLGQVVARQHDRVILNLGRRHGIRVGDKFQLILQQNINDRFDKMRAIAGKSRAEIKIDQVTEKTATAILIDKNASYNVQINDLAIKM
- a CDS encoding FlgO family outer membrane protein, with product MRKALVFTAALLLSACANSGEGLSKDNLSQGNQLPSTSAINHLSEQIVSELVEQNDELGSDQPLLVATPVLLESFNETNAVGLQLQQGLIAALHGRKFNLVDINVGDNIRVTPNGDFLLTRDWKQLPSGIAVEHVLVSTMSINTRGLVVNSRIVNITNNRVVSASQGAFNINELPGYLKKSEKITSRDGLLYRDPVGGLQQVQVIGGAQ
- a CDS encoding LPP20 family lipoprotein, with the translated sequence MKTWIILSLLFISGCASQDRYIEWETQAPESFPKLTAIGYAPLDTQPAQSQAQKVVMAMQASKIAAYRELAEQVFGQQLSASSSVNDWMLSNDSIQASVSGVIRGAKVVKSYPAGDHYVTELELDFSLVWALYEQQNRPQKIKEITYF
- a CDS encoding flagella synthesis protein FlgN, translating into MSKINDIVELQFELLNKLKVIITDEKAALTNQDADFLLSLASAKAGLLDELKSKDEALSLHVDKALLINDVHLSARVASAKMLLDECKQLNSENSSLIELNIASMNRFSQALQVSRNASSLTYNDKGKTSTISTLGNDIQA
- the flgM gene encoding flagellar biosynthesis anti-sigma factor FlgM produces the protein MAIDIKQVNTAVNTHIGKSPANKSSEKSNDDSVNSLSTPPKSDSVSLTSQAQQLQSTQAKMTDFPEINEQKVQEIKLAIAEGRYKIDPEKLAINIAQFENDLKGMNE
- the flgA gene encoding flagellar basal body P-ring formation chaperone FlgA; protein product: MKVKYVLVSLIFLSNHALSTQAASVPTLSAISQLAIGAVEEKIDVAEHARVNITPQSLDTRLKPPLCFPPITAELASNRAIKRNNTVKITCKSPQLQYPWQIFISVRVDILYPVVVARATLGPGDLIAKSDIVIKYVEQTLLRGQQFNNLDEVVGTRVKRRMAPDQPIFSNNLCFVCKGDSVSIFARTDNFEIKTVGEALQDGNLGDRIRIKNTYSNKAVNARVIDVGKVEVRM
- a CDS encoding chemotaxis protein CheV — protein: MSSILESVNKRTQLVGQNRLELLLFKLNGRQRYGINVFKVKEVLQCPPLTSLPKLNPYVKGVAHIRGQTISVIDLSAATGGRPVDSIDNCFIIISEYNRSVQGFLVCSVERIINMNWEAILPPPKGAGKFSYLTAVTEIEGELVEILDVEKILDEISPVKTEISQEVDEQLTLDREKHFHIMVIDDSAVARKQIIRALVSLGLQIDTAKDGREALEKLKAIGAEMDDVSTEIPLIISDIEMPEMDGYTLTAEIRDNPKLKNIKVVLHTSLSGVFNQAMVEKVGANDFIAKFNPDELAAAVNKHLSL
- a CDS encoding CheR family methyltransferase, whose translation is MKVPNKSLAETEYTQFRLFLEQHSGIVLGDNKQYLVRSRLAPLMGKYNLPSLSEVVRHSMKPTERQLRAAVIDAMTTNETLWFRDRYPFELLSSVLLPEYAKLGRPLKIWSAACSSGQEPYSLAMTILEYQQKRPGTLPGSASILASDLSPSMLEKCKNGEYDNLALGRGLSDQRKRQFFDSTSSGTMVIKDNVKRFINFRAHNLLESYTLLGKFDIIFCRNVLIYFAPEAKAKILRQFAAALNPKGILFLGASESIAGLTEEFDMVRCNPGIYYQKKT